GTGCAGGACAAGTTCGACATGATGCGCTTCGACAGTTCCGGCGCCGTCTCCACGGGCATGTTCGACGAGACCTGGCGGCGCTTTGTGGTGAAGATGGCGACCGGCTCCGGCAAAACCAAAGTGCTGAGCCTGGTGCTGGCCTGGAGCTTTTACCACAAACTGTATGAGCCGGAGTCGGGGCTGGCCCGAAATTTTCTGGTGATCGCCCCGAACATCATCGTGCTGGATCGCATCTACAAGGATTTTAAAAGCCTTAACATCTTTTTCGATGACCCGGTCATCCCCGACAACGGTGTGGACGGGCGTAACTGGCGGGACGATTTTCAATTGACTCTGCACCGGCAGGACGAGGTGCGCATCACCCGCCCGACCGGCAACATCTTCCTGACCAATATCCACCGCGTCTATGCCGGGGACGACATTCCCTCATCGCCCGATGATGAAGACATGCGTGATTATTTCCTGGGTAAGCGTCCCACTGGCGCGACCACTGACTCCAAAGTGGACTTGGGAATGATCGTGCGCGACATTGATGAACTAGTGGTACTGAACGACGAGGCGCACCACATCCATGACCCGCGCATGGCTTGGTTCAAATCCATCGAGGACATCCACAACCGCCTGAAGCAAAAAGGGTCCGCCCTCTCCCTGCAAGTGGATACCACTGCCACGCCCAGGCACGACAATGGAGCGATTTTTGTGCAGACTGTTGCCGATTACCCGCTGGTGGAAGCCATCTCGCAGAATGTGGTCAAACACCCGGTATTGCCCGATGCGGCCAGCCGTGCCAAACTGGTGGAGCGCCAGAGCGCCAAGTATACCGAGAAATACGCCGATTACATTCACCTGGGTGTAATCGAGTGGCGCAAGGCTTATGCCGAACACGAAAAGCTGGGCAAGAAGGCTATTCTGTTCGTGATGACCGACGACACCCGCAACTGCGACGACGTGGCAGCCTATCTGGAGGGCAACTACCCAGATCTACAAGGAGCGGTTTTGGTCATCCACACTAAGAATACCGGCGAGATTTCTGAGTCAAGGTCAGGAAAAGCCAAAGAAGAATTGGATGAGCTACGCAGGCAGGCAAACGAAATTGATAATATGGACAGCCCGTACAAAGCCATCATCTCCGTGATGGTGCTGAAAGAGGGCTGGGACGTGCGCAACGTCACCACCATTGTGGGCCTGCGCCCATACAAAGCCCCGAGCAACATCTTACCCGAGCAGACCCTGGGACGCGGCTTGCGTAAAATGTACCCCGGCGGCGTGGAAGAGTATGTCAGCGTTGTCGGCACGAATGCCTTTATGGACTTTGTTGAATCCATTCAGGCCGAGGGTGTGGTCCTGGAACGCAAACCGATGGGAGAAGGCACACAGCCTAAAACCCCACTGGTAGTGGAGATCGACAAAGGAAATGTCAAAAAAGACATTGACGCGCTGGATATTGAAATTCCGGTGTTGACGCCGCGCGTTTACCGGGAATACAAGAACCTGGGCGATCTGGATGTGAACGCGCTCGGCCATGCAAAGGTGGCCTACCAGCATTTCAGTGAGGAAGAACAGCGGGAGATCGTCTTCAAGGACATCACCACCGGCGAGGTGACGCATACCACCAT
This genomic window from Deltaproteobacteria bacterium contains:
- a CDS encoding DEAD/DEAH box helicase family protein; amino-acid sequence: VQDKFDMMRFDSSGAVSTGMFDETWRRFVVKMATGSGKTKVLSLVLAWSFYHKLYEPESGLARNFLVIAPNIIVLDRIYKDFKSLNIFFDDPVIPDNGVDGRNWRDDFQLTLHRQDEVRITRPTGNIFLTNIHRVYAGDDIPSSPDDEDMRDYFLGKRPTGATTDSKVDLGMIVRDIDELVVLNDEAHHIHDPRMAWFKSIEDIHNRLKQKGSALSLQVDTTATPRHDNGAIFVQTVADYPLVEAISQNVVKHPVLPDAASRAKLVERQSAKYTEKYADYIHLGVIEWRKAYAEHEKLGKKAILFVMTDDTRNCDDVAAYLEGNYPDLQGAVLVIHTKNTGEISESRSGKAKEELDELRRQANEIDNMDSPYKAIISVMVLKEGWDVRNVTTIVGLRPYKAPSNILPEQTLGRGLRKMYPGGVEEYVSVVGTNAFMDFVESIQAEGVVLERKPMGEGTQPKTPLVVEIDKGNVKKDIDALDIEIPVLTPRVYREYKNLGDLDVNALGHAKVAYQHFSEEEQREIVFKDITTGEVTHTTILDTTGIADYRSVIGYFAQTMMKDLRLVSGYDVLYGKVKAFVQEQLFDRPVELESPNTLRNLSEPAATKTLIETFKKAINALTVQDKGDAEIRDTIKLRQTRPFVAKDQGYLIPKKSVFNRIIGDSHFELLFARFLEDCDDVVSYAKNYLAVHFKLDYVNADGDISNYYPDFMAKLSDRRIVIVETKGREDLDVPLKMARLRQWCEDINTVQSAVMYDFVYVDEESFEKYKPTSFRQLLEGFKEFKEKT